CGCGAGTCCCTAGAAGTAGTCAGCCAAGGAGAAGCTGATCCCTGGTATCAATGGCATTTTGGAAATGGCTATATCGATGACCAAGGACACGTGATCATCGATTTCGTCCGCTATGCCGATTTCAGCACGAATCAGTTCCTGAAAGAAGTCGTCAGTGGTCATCCACAAACCCAAGCAGACGGTCAACTCTGGCGACTCCATCTTGATCCCCGAACTGGCAAAGTTTTGGAGACCTATGCCCTGATAGATCGGACAGGTGAGTTTCCCATAGTTGATCCCCACCAGGTCGGACTGGCCCACAGTCATACCTACCTCTCCACTCGCCCCGCATCAGATCCGACCACAGAGCTATTTCGAGAGATTGTCTGTTTCGATCACGCTTCTCATCGACTGAGCAGCATTCAAGTCGGTGAACAAGCCTACTGCAGCGAACCCATCTATGCCCCCGAGCCTGGACAACCTAGACAAGGTTGGATTATCTCTGTGGTCTACCAAGCCGCATCCCATACCAGTGAGGTATGGATTTTGGCTGCAGATCATTTAGAGGATGGTCCTATTTGCCGCTTGGGGTTACCCAGTGTAGTCCCCATGGGATTTCATGGCACCTGGCAACCTAGCCCATACCCCAGCTAAGGAAGAGAAAACCGAAGTACAATGCTACACACCTCAGAATTAATATCTTCACTAAAAGAGTGTGGGATAGTAACTGAGGCCTGCAATACTTCTTCAAGTGCAAATTTGTCTATGCCCAAATTCCCTTTGCGTCGGTCTAAAGCCAAAACGGCCAGTACCGAAGAGACTCCTGGATTAGGCACATTTGCTGGTGTTTATACCCCCTCCCTGCTGACCATCCTAGGCGTCATTATGTACCTACGCTTCGGTTGGGTCGTGGGCAATGTTGGCCTCTTCAATACCCTAGTGATCGTCACCTTAGCCACCTCGATCACTTTTTTAACTGCCCTGTCTATTTCTGCGATCGCAACGGATCAAGTGGTACGTGCAGGGGGAGCCTACTACATGATTAGCCGCTCTCTGGGCATTGAAACCGGAGGTGCAGTCGGGATTCCGCTGTTTTTTGCCCAAGCCGTCTCTGTAGCGCTATACACCATTGGCTTTGCCGAAAGTCTAGTCCGCATTTTCCCCAACCTCAATCAAACCTTAGTGGCAGTCGTGACCACTTTGTTCGTTGCAGGTCTGGCTCTCAAATCGGCTGATATTGCCATCAAAGCCCAGTTCGGAATTATGGCAGCGATTGCAGTATCGCTGGTCTCTTTTGGGTTTGGTCATCCAGTTCCCGTCGAAACAGGGGCAGACGCCATTCCCCAAGCCAAAGGTTTTTGGGAAGTTTTCGCCGTCTTTTTCCCAGCGGTTACCGGGATCATGGCTGGTGTAAGTATGTCAGGAGATTTAAAAGATCCAGCCCGATCGATTCCGAAGGGAACTTTGGCTGCGATTGGAACGGGATATGTGATCTATATGGTGTTGCCAATTCTCCTCACCATGCGGGCAGAACCTAGCACTCTGATGCAAGATCCTTTGGTGATGCGAAGAATTGCCTTTTGGGGCGACGCCATCCTACTCGGGGTCTGGGGGGCAACCCTTTCGAGCGCAATTGGCAGTATCTTAGGTGCACCCCGAGTCTTGCAGGCATTGGCACGCGATCGCATCTTGCCTCGCAGTCTCCGATGGCTGGGAATTGGCAGCGGCCCCAATGACGAACCCCGGCTAGGAACGCTTTTCACCTTAGGAATCGCCTTAGCTGTAGTCTCCATTGGTGACCTGAATTTAATCGCCCCGGTCCTCAGTATGTTTTTCTTGACCACCTATATGGTCCTGAACGTGGCGGCTGGAGTCGAAAGCTTTCTTCAGAGTCCCTCTTTCCGACCCACCTTTCGCATCCACTGGATTTTTTCCTTAATGGGCGCATTCGGCTGTATCGCCGTCATGTTTTTGATCAATGGGTTGGCGACTATTATGGCAGCCCTGATAGTTCTAGCCATTTACCTTTGGCTAGAGCGGCAGCAATTGGAAAGTGCCTGGGGAGATGTGCGGCGAGGGGTGTGGATGACCGTGGTCCGGATGGGACTGTTCCAGCTGGGCAGTACCCCAGACCCTAAAAACTGGCGGCCCCATATTCTAGTGTTATCGGGCGTGCCCACCCGTCGTTGGCATCTGGTTCAGGTAGCCTCTGCCCTCACCCACAATCGTGGACTGATTACGGTATCTAGCGTCCTGCCCGTTAAGGGTAGAGATGTGGCCCAACAAACCACCATGGAATCTATGGTCAAAGACTATCTGGATCGCAAAGGCGTTAAAGCTTTAGTCCGATTTGTCCGCGATAGCGATCCCTTTGCTGGGGCGGAACGTTTAGTCGAAGCGTATGGGCTTGGGGCCTTGGTTCCCAACACAATTCTGTTGGGCAATACGGAAAATGCAACGAGCCGCGATCGCTATTGTCAAATGATCGCCCATTTCCATCAGGCTCAACGGAATGTCGCTATTCTGCGCTATCAAGACACCCACCAAAACCGCTTTCCCAACTTTTGTCGCCGGATTGATGTCTGGTGGGGAGGCTTAAAACAGAATGGCGGGCTCATGCTGATCTTGGCCGACTTACTACGCACCAGTATGGTGTGGCGGCAAACAGAAATTTGGCTCAAGCTCGTGGTGCCCGATCAGTCTGCAGCTCAAGCAGCTCAGCGCAACTTAGATGATGTCGTCAAGCGGCTGCGTATCCGTGCCGTATCACAGGTCATTATTGCCAACGATCGTCCCTTCGCCCAAATCTTAAAATCCTCCTCCAAAGGGGCTGACTTAGTCATTCTTGGGATGGCTCGTCCAGACGAACAATTCAGCGAATATTACGAGAGTTTACAGACTCGAACCATGGGATTGCCCACCACCTTATTTGTGCTGGCGTCTCAAAATTTGGCCTTTGCTGACGTACTGGAGAAGGAATAGCTTTTTCAGTTGAACAGCTTTATATTTTTT
The Acaryochloris marina S15 genome window above contains:
- a CDS encoding amino acid permease, with protein sequence MPKFPLRRSKAKTASTEETPGLGTFAGVYTPSLLTILGVIMYLRFGWVVGNVGLFNTLVIVTLATSITFLTALSISAIATDQVVRAGGAYYMISRSLGIETGGAVGIPLFFAQAVSVALYTIGFAESLVRIFPNLNQTLVAVVTTLFVAGLALKSADIAIKAQFGIMAAIAVSLVSFGFGHPVPVETGADAIPQAKGFWEVFAVFFPAVTGIMAGVSMSGDLKDPARSIPKGTLAAIGTGYVIYMVLPILLTMRAEPSTLMQDPLVMRRIAFWGDAILLGVWGATLSSAIGSILGAPRVLQALARDRILPRSLRWLGIGSGPNDEPRLGTLFTLGIALAVVSIGDLNLIAPVLSMFFLTTYMVLNVAAGVESFLQSPSFRPTFRIHWIFSLMGAFGCIAVMFLINGLATIMAALIVLAIYLWLERQQLESAWGDVRRGVWMTVVRMGLFQLGSTPDPKNWRPHILVLSGVPTRRWHLVQVASALTHNRGLITVSSVLPVKGRDVAQQTTMESMVKDYLDRKGVKALVRFVRDSDPFAGAERLVEAYGLGALVPNTILLGNTENATSRDRYCQMIAHFHQAQRNVAILRYQDTHQNRFPNFCRRIDVWWGGLKQNGGLMLILADLLRTSMVWRQTEIWLKLVVPDQSAAQAAQRNLDDVVKRLRIRAVSQVIIANDRPFAQILKSSSKGADLVILGMARPDEQFSEYYESLQTRTMGLPTTLFVLASQNLAFADVLEKE